Part of the Longimicrobium sp. genome, GGCGTGCAGGTGATGGGGACGCTGGAATTCGCCGCACACGAAGTGTACAGGGATTTCGGGCACCCGGACGTGGTGACCGGCCGGAAGGCGCGAGTCAGGGCGGAGTTCAAGGCCCGGCCGCTGTACTGACCCCCGCCCCTCGCAATCCAACCATGACCGGACCGGGGCCGATCCGCCTGTACATCTTCGACGCCGACGACACGCTGCGGCGCACGACCGTGCCCGGAAAGCCGTGCCCGCACCGCCCCGGCGAGTGGGAGCTGCTCCCCGGCGTCCGCGAGCGGCTGTCGTCGATGGAGTGGGGAAGCGGGGGGGGGTATCTGGGTATCGCGTCCAACCAGGACCACGTGGCGTACGGCCACATGACCGCCGAAACGTGCCGCGGCATGTTCGAGGACCTGCTCGAAGTCGCCACGGGCGCGCGCCGGCCGGACGCCTGCATCCGCTTCTGCCCGCACGCGCTGGAGGTGGACTGCGCGTGCCGAAAGCCGCAGCCGGGAATGCTTCACGACATCATGCGGCACTTCGGCGTGAGCGAGGCGGAGACGCTGTTCGTGGGAAATGCGCCGTCTGACCAGGAGGCGGCGCGCAGGGCAGGGGTGGGGTTCGCCTGGGCGTGGGACTTCTTCGGATGGTGACGCCGCGATAAATGAGCTTGCCTGGCTCTCCGAGCGGCACTAAGCTTGTAGATGTGGGTACGCTGGAGCGGGTATCACATCTACAAGAGGACTTTGATGGCGAAAAATTCAGGCAAGACGCACGGGAGGGTTTCAGCCATGCCCGGCGGCAAGTCCAGGCCGGGCGGCAAGTACATCCCCTCGGAACACGTGATATCGAAGGTAGGCCGCCGGAAGATCGCCGTCCGCGGCGCTGGGCTTTCCCGCGGGTCGAATCTTCTGGTGCATGACACGCCACGAAGCTTTCGTGAGGGCGTCGAGTACTCGCTCGTCGAAAAGGTGACGGCGCTGTTCCGCCGCTCGTTGAAGCAGATGAGCGTTGAAGAAATTCAGCGCGCCATTGCGGCGCCGTCGCCCGCCGCGACCATCGTCGAGGTGCT contains:
- a CDS encoding HAD-IIIA family hydrolase, encoding MTGPGPIRLYIFDADDTLRRTTVPGKPCPHRPGEWELLPGVRERLSSMEWGSGGGYLGIASNQDHVAYGHMTAETCRGMFEDLLEVATGARRPDACIRFCPHALEVDCACRKPQPGMLHDIMRHFGVSEAETLFVGNAPSDQEAARRAGVGFAWAWDFFGW